A genome region from Chiroxiphia lanceolata isolate bChiLan1 chromosome 5, bChiLan1.pri, whole genome shotgun sequence includes the following:
- the NPTXR gene encoding neuronal pentraxin receptor, whose product MLAFLGAIICIIASVHPAGTAAPAAAADNDSAAAALLPAADKGLGALHGPAEALASAGPRLPGGPPLFSRFVCTPLSTECPATGTGPAAGPEELLALRSAAAQLRRTALEQKERIRMDQETIRELTGKLSRCEGGLRSPPAGAAPPAAAGLRAAPRPGTMGHPPDEPPAVRELEEAVRTLQDRIDRIEQELPARTNGSAPTAPAFARDALHTKMEQLEEQLLSKILTLQKERQAASTDRSQQQHNIEKELNSLQNRVTELEHGPLGYSPPDAFKVTIPVQNNYMYARMKKSLPELYAFTICMWLKSKALAGLGTPFSYSVPSQANEIVLLEWGTNPLELLINDKVAQLPLSLKDKAWHHICVAWTTRDGKWSAYQDGEQRGTGENLASWHAIKPQGVIILGQEQDTLGGRFDATQAFVGELAQFSVWDHMLAPVEILGLANCTSHLQGNVIQWDDQAVEVFGGASKAGFAACEEGRKA is encoded by the exons ATGCTGGCTTTCCTGGGGGCCATCATCTGCATCATCGCCAGCGTCCACCCGGCCGGCaccgccgcgcccgccgccgccgctgaCAATGActcggccgccgccgccctcctGCCCGCCGCCGACAAGGGGCTGGGAGCGCTCCACGGCCCCGCCGAGGCTCTGGCCAGCGCCGGGCCGCGCCTGCCGGGGGGGCCGCCGCTCTTCAGCCGCTTCGTCTGCACCCCGCTGAGCACCGAGTGCCCCGCCACCGgcaccggccccgccgccggccccgaGGAGCTGCTGGCGCTGCGGAGCGCGGCGGCCCAGCTGCGCCGCACGGCGCTGGAGCAGAAGGAGCGAATCCGCATGGACCAGGAGACCATCCGGGAGCTCACCGGCAAGCTCAGCCGCTGCGAGGGCGGCCTGCGGAGCCCCCCCGCCGGCgccgcgccccccgccgccgccgggctccgcgccgccccgcgccccggcaCCATGGGCCACCCCCCTGACGAGCCGCCCGCCGTgcgggagctggaggaggctgtCCGCACCCTCCAGGACCGCATCGACCGGATAGAG caggagctgccagcccgCACCAATGGCTCAGCACCCACTGCCCCGGCATTTGCTCGCGATGCCCTCCACACCAagatggagcagctggaggaacaGCTCCTCTCCAAGATCCTGACCCTGCAGAAGGAGCGCCAGGCCGCAAGCACCGACcgcagccagcagcagcacaacatCGAGAAGGAGCTGAACTCCCTCCAGAACCGGGTGACGGAGCTGGAGCACG GACCGCTGGGTTACAGCCCTCCTGATGCCTTCAAGGTGACCATCCCGGTGCAGAACAACTACATGTATGCCCGCATGAAGAAGAGCCTGCCGGAGCTCTATGCCTTCACCATCTGCATGTGGCTGAAGTCCAAGGCCCTGGCAGGGCTCGGTACCCCTTTCTCCTACTCTGTCCCAAGCCAAGCCAATGAGATTGTGCTGTTGGAGTGGGGCACTAaccccctggagctgctcatcAATGACAAG GTTGCCCAGCTGCCGCTGAGCCTGAAGGACAAGGCCTGGCACCACATCTGCGTGGCGTGGACCACCCGGGACGGCAAGTGGTCGGCATACCAGGATGGTGAACAGCGGGGCACCGGTGAGAACCTAGCCTCCTGGCACGCCATCAAGCCCCAGGGCGTCATCATCCTGGGCCAGGAGCAG gACACTCTGGGGGGCCGCTTTGATGCCACACAGGCTTTCGTGGGGGAGCTGGCGCAGTTCAGCGTGTGGGACCACATGCTGGCACCAGTGGAGATCCTGGGCTTGGCCAACTGCACCTCTCACCTCCAAGGGAATGTGATTCAGTGGGACGACCAGGCGGTGGAGGTCTTTGGAGGTGCCAGCAAGGCAGGCTTTGCTGCGtgtgaggaagggaggaaggcaTGA